The proteins below come from a single Deltaproteobacteria bacterium genomic window:
- the feoB gene encoding ferrous iron transport protein B produces the protein MKTQSCVVALAGQPNSGKSTVFNMLTGAHQHVANYPGVTVEKKTGQFRTDELDIELVDLPGTYSLTSYSLEERVARNFLLHEKPEVCVNVADVSTLRRSLSLTFQLMEMDCPVVLALNMMDKARKEGVELDLALLENRLGVRVVPVAAARGEGRRELVRAVADQARERPRPRQIDYGPLEEKIQALETWMVTAKVPGPVPPRWLALKLLEGDEFALDHARTAIPEGEVLVRLAEGLAQGFVAAHGASVAHYLAVRRHVLADEILASCQKRAFSARNLTNRIDAVVCHKVAGPVVLVGIIYLLYQLSIVQGYNLTNYTWPLLAKLKEWCGLILPSAGFVDDPLIRALGLWVVDSVNALLNYIPIFLILFSLIAILEDSGYMPRMAFILDRMLQRFGLHGQATLPLVLGGVYVGGCAVPAVMSTKAVPDHRARLATILIIPMLNCLAKVPLYILLVSAYFAEHQALAMFFISTISLLLALPVAKLLTLTVLRKQESAPFIMEMPDYHLPTLGGVLRPALQKVWLFVKKITSIVAAVAVIVFALLRFPGVGEDAMRGFEARADKAMDAFMATVDASPLAGRFQRTEIPALLEFEDAYKQAKIGAKSEEGAARIDARFAERNAVYLAMVKGQPVPEHGKIGRGLRALTRERKLIRMDVQKERIDASFLGRIGQAMEPVTRWAGFTWRINVALLSALAAKENTVATLGSLYQQDADAGGDLAASMQETETGFTALHALALMLFMVLYPPCLATLITIKLETGSWGYMLFSLGGQIALGIVVSVLVFTGGSLLGLSGLEAMIAFYLLAVALAIGAALIPNPPLEPDSGRS, from the coding sequence GTGAAAACCCAGTCCTGTGTCGTGGCCCTGGCTGGTCAACCCAACTCCGGCAAGTCCACGGTTTTCAACATGTTGACCGGGGCCCACCAGCATGTGGCCAACTATCCCGGTGTCACGGTGGAGAAGAAGACCGGGCAGTTCAGGACGGACGAACTCGACATCGAGCTGGTCGATCTGCCCGGCACGTACAGCCTGACCTCGTATTCCCTGGAAGAACGGGTGGCCCGGAATTTTCTGCTGCACGAAAAGCCCGAGGTCTGCGTCAACGTGGCCGATGTCTCGACCCTGCGCCGATCCCTGTCCCTGACCTTCCAGCTCATGGAGATGGATTGCCCGGTGGTTCTGGCCCTGAACATGATGGACAAGGCCAGGAAGGAAGGCGTGGAGCTGGATCTGGCCCTGCTTGAAAACCGGCTGGGTGTCCGGGTCGTGCCCGTGGCCGCGGCCAGGGGAGAAGGGCGGCGCGAGTTGGTTCGGGCCGTGGCCGATCAGGCCCGGGAGCGGCCACGGCCGCGCCAGATCGATTACGGCCCGCTGGAGGAAAAAATCCAGGCCCTGGAAACCTGGATGGTCACGGCGAAGGTCCCGGGCCCGGTACCCCCCCGGTGGTTGGCCCTCAAGCTGCTGGAGGGGGATGAATTCGCCCTGGATCATGCCCGGACGGCCATTCCCGAAGGCGAGGTACTGGTGCGGCTGGCCGAGGGTCTGGCCCAGGGCTTCGTGGCGGCGCATGGCGCGTCCGTGGCCCATTATCTGGCCGTGCGTCGCCACGTCCTGGCCGACGAGATTCTGGCCTCGTGTCAGAAGCGGGCCTTTTCCGCCCGCAACCTGACCAACCGCATCGACGCCGTGGTCTGCCACAAGGTCGCCGGACCGGTGGTTTTGGTTGGGATCATCTATCTGCTGTATCAACTGTCCATCGTTCAGGGCTACAACCTGACCAATTACACCTGGCCCCTGCTGGCCAAGCTCAAGGAATGGTGCGGCCTGATCCTGCCCTCGGCCGGATTCGTGGACGATCCGCTGATCCGGGCCCTGGGATTGTGGGTGGTGGACAGCGTCAACGCCCTGCTCAACTATATCCCCATTTTCCTGATTCTGTTTTCCCTCATCGCCATTCTGGAGGACAGCGGCTACATGCCGCGCATGGCCTTTATCCTGGACCGGATGCTCCAGCGTTTCGGCCTGCACGGCCAGGCCACCCTGCCCCTGGTTCTGGGCGGGGTCTATGTCGGCGGTTGCGCCGTGCCGGCGGTCATGTCCACCAAGGCCGTTCCCGACCACCGCGCCCGGCTGGCCACCATCCTGATCATTCCCATGCTCAACTGCCTGGCCAAGGTGCCGCTTTATATCCTGCTCGTCAGTGCCTATTTCGCCGAGCATCAGGCCCTGGCCATGTTCTTCATCTCCACCATCAGCCTGCTCCTGGCCCTGCCCGTGGCCAAGCTCTTGACCCTGACCGTGCTCAGAAAGCAGGAGAGCGCGCCGTTCATCATGGAAATGCCGGACTACCATCTGCCCACCCTGGGCGGAGTGCTCCGGCCGGCGCTGCAAAAGGTCTGGCTGTTCGTCAAGAAGATCACGTCCATCGTGGCCGCCGTGGCCGTGATCGTTTTCGCCCTGCTCCGGTTTCCCGGCGTGGGCGAGGACGCCATGCGCGGTTTCGAGGCCAGGGCCGACAAGGCCATGGACGCCTTCATGGCCACGGTGGACGCCTCGCCCCTGGCGGGCCGCTTTCAGCGGACCGAGATTCCAGCCCTGCTCGAATTCGAGGACGCCTACAAGCAGGCCAAGATCGGGGCCAAGTCGGAAGAGGGCGCGGCCCGGATCGACGCGCGTTTCGCGGAGCGTAACGCCGTCTATCTGGCCATGGTCAAGGGACAGCCCGTTCCGGAGCACGGCAAGATCGGCCGGGGCCTGCGAGCCCTGACCCGCGAGCGCAAGCTGATCCGCATGGATGTGCAGAAGGAACGCATCGACGCCAGCTTCTTGGGCCGTATCGGCCAGGCCATGGAGCCCGTGACCCGTTGGGCCGGATTCACCTGGCGCATCAACGTCGCCCTGCTTTCGGCCCTGGCGGCCAAGGAAAACACCGTGGCCACCCTGGGTTCCCTGTATCAGCAGGACGCCGACGCGGGTGGGGATCTGGCCGCGTCCATGCAGGAAACCGAAACCGGATTCACGGCCCTGCACGCCCTGGCCCTGATGCTGTTCATGGTTTTGTATCCGCCGTGCCTGGCCACCCTGATCACCATCAAGCTGGAAACCGGGTCCTGGGGCTACATGCTTTTTTCCCTGGGCGGGCAGATCGCCCTGGGCATTGTCGTGTCCGTGCTGGTCTTCACCGGCGGCAGTCTGCTCGGCCTGAGCGGCCTGGAGGCCATGATCGCCTTTTACCTACTGGCCGTGGCCCTGGCCATTGGGGCCGCGCTCATTCCCAACCCTCCCCTTGAACCAGATTCGGGTCGATCATGA
- the glpK gene encoding glycerol kinase: protein MARYIGAVDQGTTSSRFIIFDEHGRIVAMDQKEHRQIYPRPGWVEHDPMEIWANVQDVIRGALAKSGITGSELSAIGITNQRETTVVWDRFTGTPFHNAIVWQCTRTHDICKNLMADGGQDRFRAKTGLPVATYFSGPKIRWILDNVPEARAAADKGNALFGTIETWIIWWLTGGPKGGAHVTDVTNASRTMLMDLESLAWDDDILEILGIPASGLPRIVPSSDSATWGPTSEDGPLGARVPVCGAVGDQQAALVGQTCFAPGEAKNTYGTGCFLLMHTGHEPIPSRHGLITTLAYQFSGRKPSYCLEGSIAIAGALVQWLRDNLRMFSSAPEIETLARKVEDTGGMYIVPAFSGLYAPYWRPDARGAMVGLTRYINREHIARAVLEATAYQTKDIVEAMNKDSGVDLKTIKADGGMVHNELLMQFQADILNVPVVRPKVAETTCLGAAYAAGIASGFWSGREELHNNWEEDKRWIPDMDEARRADLHAGWQKAVTRTLGWVE from the coding sequence ATGGCCCGTTACATCGGCGCGGTCGATCAGGGGACCACCAGCAGTCGCTTCATCATTTTCGACGAACATGGCCGCATCGTCGCCATGGACCAAAAGGAACATCGGCAGATCTACCCCAGGCCGGGCTGGGTCGAGCACGATCCCATGGAAATCTGGGCCAATGTCCAGGACGTTATCCGGGGGGCCCTGGCCAAGTCCGGCATCACGGGATCGGAGTTGTCGGCCATTGGCATCACCAACCAGCGCGAGACCACGGTGGTCTGGGACCGCTTCACGGGCACACCGTTTCACAACGCCATTGTCTGGCAGTGCACGCGCACCCACGACATCTGCAAGAATCTGATGGCCGACGGCGGCCAGGATCGCTTCCGCGCCAAGACCGGCCTGCCCGTGGCCACGTATTTTTCCGGCCCCAAGATCCGCTGGATCCTGGACAACGTTCCCGAGGCCAGGGCCGCCGCCGACAAGGGCAACGCCCTGTTCGGCACCATCGAGACCTGGATCATCTGGTGGCTGACCGGCGGTCCCAAGGGCGGGGCGCATGTCACCGACGTGACCAACGCCAGCCGGACCATGCTCATGGATCTGGAAAGCCTGGCCTGGGACGATGACATCCTTGAGATCCTGGGCATCCCGGCCAGTGGGCTGCCGCGCATCGTGCCCTCGTCCGACAGCGCCACCTGGGGCCCGACCTCCGAGGACGGACCGCTTGGCGCGCGCGTGCCGGTCTGCGGGGCCGTGGGGGACCAACAGGCGGCCCTGGTCGGCCAGACCTGCTTCGCGCCCGGCGAGGCCAAGAACACCTACGGCACGGGCTGCTTCCTGCTCATGCACACCGGCCACGAACCCATCCCGTCCAGACATGGCCTGATCACCACCCTGGCCTACCAGTTCAGCGGCCGCAAACCTTCCTACTGCCTGGAAGGGTCCATCGCCATCGCCGGAGCCCTGGTGCAATGGCTGCGCGACAACCTGCGGATGTTCTCCTCGGCCCCGGAGATCGAAACCCTGGCCCGCAAGGTCGAGGACACGGGCGGCATGTACATCGTGCCGGCCTTTTCCGGCCTGTACGCGCCCTACTGGCGCCCCGACGCGCGCGGGGCCATGGTGGGACTGACCCGCTACATCAACCGCGAGCACATTGCCCGGGCCGTGCTCGAAGCCACGGCCTACCAGACCAAGGACATCGTGGAGGCCATGAACAAGGATTCCGGCGTGGACCTGAAAACCATCAAGGCCGACGGCGGCATGGTCCACAACGAACTCCTGATGCAGTTCCAGGCCGACATCCTGAACGTGCCCGTGGTCCGCCCCAAGGTGGCCGAAACCACCTGCCTCGGCGCGGCCTACGCCGCTGGCATCGCCTCGGGTTTCTGGTCCGGCCGCGAGGAACTCCACAACAACTGGGAAGAGGACAAGCGCTGGATTCCGGACATGGACGAAGCCCGACGCGCGGATCTGCACGCGGGCTGGCAAAAGGCGGTGACCCGGACGCTTGGCTGGGTGGAATGA
- a CDS encoding ferrous iron transport protein A yields the protein MTLSELVPGKICVITKLRAQDRLAQRLLDLGIFPGARLTVLRNAPLEDPMEVVVEGLMLSLRHDEAKFVEVEAR from the coding sequence ATGACCCTGAGCGAATTAGTGCCTGGAAAAATTTGTGTCATCACCAAGCTGCGGGCCCAGGACAGGCTGGCCCAGCGTCTGCTCGATCTGGGTATTTTTCCGGGAGCGAGGCTCACCGTCCTGCGCAACGCGCCATTGGAGGACCCGATGGAGGTGGTCGTGGAAGGCTTGATGCTCAGCCTGCGTCATGACGAGGCCAAATTCGTGGAGGTCGAGGCACGGTGA